DNA sequence from the Streptomyces cinnabarinus genome:
TCCGAAGACCTGCTCGACCGAACCCGGGAAGTCGGTGTTCAGGGCGCCGTCCCGGCCGCCCGCTATGAGCTGCTCGTCCTTGAACAGCGTGCCGAGGGTGGTGAGCGCCTTCACCACGCTGGCGTCGGTCCACTTCAGCTCGTGCGCGGCGAGCGCGTCGTACTTCTCGGGTCCGGCCTGGGAGAGATAGACGTTCTCGAACCAGTCGGTGAGGGTCCAGCCGTCCTGTCCGGCGACGGAGAAGGCGGCGAGCCCGGAGTCGGAGACCGTGCGGCCCGCTTCGAGCATCGCGTCGAAGGTGCGCGGCGGCTCGACCCCGGCCTGTTCGAGGGCCTCGGGGCTGTACCACACGGTCGACTTGTGGGCGGCCTTGAAGTAGAGGCCGTAGAACTTGCCGTCGACGCTGCCGTAACTCTTCCAGACGCTGGCGAAGTTGGCGTCGACGGCGCTCTCGGTCTTCTTCGACAGGGGCTGGAGCCAGCCCTGCTGGGCGAACTGCTTGAGGACGCCCACCTGCGGGACCATGACGACGTCGGGGGCGTTACCGCCCTCGATCTTGCTGCCGACGACGGTGGAGACGTTGTCGCCGGTGGAGACGAACTGGGTCTTGGCACCGGTCTTCTCGGCGAAGGCGTCGAGCACCTTCTGGAAGTTCTTCTGCTCGCTGCCGGACCAGACACCGGCGACGGTGACCGTCTGGCCGTCGAGCGACTGGTCGCCGCCGCCGGCCGAGACGGGCTCGCCGCCGCAGGCGGTGGCGCCCAGCGCCAGGGCGAGGGCGGTGCAGCTCATGAGCAGGGTGGAGCGTCGTCGCATCATCGTTGATGTCCCTTCAGGGGATGGGTAACTGACGGAGGATCAGAACATCGGTTGTGGTTGACGGGAATCAGTGGTCGCCGAGCCACCAGGCGGCGGTGGAGCCGGGCAGTACCCCGGCCGGGCAGGGGCCGCTGGACAGCAGCGGGGTGCCGGAGACCGGCGCGGGGGCGGGGGCGGTGCCGAAGTTGACGGCGCAGACGAGCCCGTCCCCCCGGGAGAAGGCGAGGACGCCCGGTGTGCCGTCCAGCCAGTGCAGTTCGCCCTCGCCCAACTGAGGTAGCGAGGAGCGCAGTTGGAGGCCGTCGCGGTACAGGTGCCAGAAGGAGCGGGTGTCGGCGAGGGCCCGGTCGGTGGCGTGCTCGGCGAACCACTCCGGCTGCGGCAGCCAGGGCTTGGCGCCCTCGACCCCGGAGGTGAAGCCGAACGGCGAGGCCTGTCCCGACCAGGGCAGCGGCACCCGGCAGCCGTCCCGGATCCGGGCCCGGCTGCCGGTGCGCCGGAAGATCGGGTCGGTGAGCACGTCGTCGGGCAGGTCCACGACCTCGGGCAGCCCCAGCTCCTCGCCCTGGTAGATGTACGCGGCCCCGGGCAGCGCCAGCATCAGCAGCGCGGCGGCGCGGGCGCGGGCGGGGCCGAGGCCGCTGCTCTCGGGCGCGGGTTCGCCGTAGCGGGTGACCGTGCGGACCTGGTCGTGGTTGTTGAGGACCCAGGTGACGGTGGAGCCCGTACCGGCTATGTCCTGCATGGCCTCGGAGATGACCTTGCGGAAGGCGTCCGCGTCCCAGGCCGCGCCGAGCAGGTCGAAGAAGAAGGCCTGGTGGAGTTCGTCCTCGCGGACGTAGTGGGCGTGTTCGCGGGCCGTCGGCACGGACACCTCGCCGACCAGGAGCCGTTCGCGGCCGTCGCGGGCGGTGTACTCCTCGCAGATGGCGCGCCAGTGCCGCCACACCTCGTGCACCTCGGGCTGGTTCCAGGCGAGCGGGTTGACCGAGTCGCGGGTGCGGGCGTCGGCCTCCGGGTCGTCGGAGTCGGGCAGGTCCGGGTGCTTGAAGAGACCGGCGGCGACGTCGATGCGGAAGCCGTCGACACCCCGGTCGAGCCAGAAGCGGAGCGTCTCCTCGAAGTCGGCGCCGACCTCGGGGTCGCGCCAGTTCCAGTCGGGCTGCTCGGGCGTGAACATGTGCAGGTACCACTGGCCGTCCTCGACGCGGGTCCAGGCCGGGCCGCCGAACATGGCGTGCCAGTTGTTGGGCGGCTCGGCGCCCTCCGGGCCCCGGCCGTCGGCGAAGTGAAAGCGGGCGCGGGCCGCGCTCCCGGGAGCCGCGGCGAGCGCGGCGCGGAACGCCGGGTGCTCGCTGGAGCAGTGGTTGGGGACGATGTCCAGCAGCACCTTGATGCCGAGTCGGCGGGCGGCCGCCATCAGCAGGTCGAACTCGGCGAGGTCGCCGAAGAGGGGGTCGACGTCGCGGTAGTCGGCGACGTCGTAGCCGTGATCGTGCTGCGGCGAGGGGTAGCAGGGGCTCAGCCAGATCCCGTCGACGCCCAGCTTCTTCAGGTACGGCAGCCCGGCCCGGACGCCGGCGAGATCGCCTATGCCGTCACCGGTGCTGTCCAGAAAGCTGCGGACGTAGACCTGGTAGATCACCGCGTCCCGCCACCAGAGGTACTTACTCAACATGTATGCATGTTAGGTATCAGGGAGGTAAGGGTGTCAATGAAAAAGGGCCCCGTAGGGCCCTAATGAGACGTCCGCGTTACCTAACATGTAACTACTGGGAGATCGCGGCCAGCTCCCGCGCCAGTCGCCGGACCGCCGCCTCGGGCGTGACATGCCCGGTCATCGCGTCCCGCACCACCGCCTGCACCACCAGGCTGACCTGGTCGTAGCGCGGGCTCTTGGGGCGCGGGGCGGCCGTGAGCACGCTCTCGCGCAGGGTCGGAAGGTACGGGAACTCCCTGATGAGTTCAGGATCCTCGTAGAGGTCCGACCGCACCGGCGGCAGCGCGCCCCGCGTCAGCACCTGGCGCTGTACGGGTTCACTGGTCAGGTACGCCATCAGCCGCGCGGCGGACTCGGGGTGCCGGGCGTGCGTGGAGACGGCCAGGTTGGAGCCGCCGAGCACACTGGTGCCCGGCCCGTCCGGACCCGGCAGTGGCACCGCGCCGACCTTCCCGGCGACCGGTGAGCCCTCGGCGTCGGTGACGGCATAGGCGTAGGGCCAGTTGCGCAGGAAGAGCAGCCGGCCGTCCTGGAAGGCCTGCTTGGACTCCTCCTCCTTGTAGGCCAGCGCCCGCTCCGGGATCCAGCCCTCGCGCACTCCGCGCGCCAGGAACCCGATGCCCTCCCGCGCGGCGGCCGAGTCGACGGTGACGCGCTCGCCCTCACCGCCCAGGATGGAGCCGCCCGCCGAGTAGACGGCCTCGGCGGCGTTGACGGTGAGCCCCTCGTACGGCAGGAACTGGCCCGCGTATCCGTCGAGCCCGTGTTCCGGGGCGACGGTCTTCGCCAGGTGCTCCAACTCGGCCCAGGTGCGCGGCGGATCGAGGCCCTCCGCGGCGAGGACGTCCTTGCGGTAGAGGAGCAGCCCGGCATTGGTGACATAGGGGACGGCGTACAGCCGCCCGTCGTAGGTCGCCGTGTCCACGACCGGGGGCAGGAAGGAGTCCAGCGGGAAGCTCTCGCGCGGCAGTGGCCGTATCCAGCCCGCCGCCGCGAACTCCGAGGTCCAGCTGACGTCGATGTTGAGGAGGTCGAACCGGCCGCGCCCGCCGTCCCGCAGGTCGGTGGTCATCTGGGCGTGGGTCTCGTCGGCGGAGTCCGGCAGCTCGACGAGGGTGACCCGCTCACCGGGATGCGTACGGTTCCAGCCCTCCAGCAGCGGGCCGAGATAGCCGGTGAGGTCACCGGCGGTGGCGAGGGTCAGCGGACCGCGCCCGGCCGCCTCGCCGGCCTGCACTCCGGAGGCCGCGTATCCGGTCAGAACCACCAGCAGTGCGAGGAGGCCCCTACCGGCGGCGTGTATCCACCGCATAGGTTCCTCCCTGTACACCGGCACGGGCGTCGTCGCCCGGGTCAGAGGCCATGTATACCCGTTAGGTATGCGCGATACTAGGGTCCGTCGCACATTACCGAGGACCTAGGAGGACTGCACGAGTGCGCCTGCCCCTCCTGGCACTCCTCGCGCGCGGCCCCGCTCACGGCTACGAGCTCAAGCAGGACCTTGAGCAGATGCTGGGCTCGGCGTACCCTCAGCCGAACGTCGGCCAGATCTACGTCACCCTCGGCCGCCTCGAGAAGACGGGACTGATCGAGGGCGAGGACGTGGAGCAGTCCAGCCGACCCAACAAGAAGGTCTACCACCTCACCGACGCCGGGCGCGAGGCGCTGAGCGCCTGGTTCGAGGAGACCGAGGACGAGCCGCGGGTGCGGGACGAGTTCTTCATGAAACTGGCCCTCGCTCCCCAGTCCGGCCTCGCCGACCAGATCGCCCTCATCAACCGACAACGGCGCCAGTACCTCACCACCATGCGCACCCTCTCCAAGCTGGCCGCCACCGAAGACCGCGACAACCGCATCGCCCATCTCCTGATAGAGGGCGCGATGCTGCATCTCCAGGCCGACCTCGACTGGCTGGAGCGCTGCCAGGAAGAGCTGGAGGAGCTGGAATGAGCGAGGGTCCCGCTCCCGTGCTGCATGCCGAGCGCCTGGTCAAGACGCACCACGGCGAGGGCGCCCCGGCCCACGCCGTGCGCGGCGTCGACCTGCGGGTGGCGGGCGGCGAGTTCGTCGCGATCACCGGCCCGTCCGGTGCCGGGAAGTCGACGCTGCTGCATCTGCTGGGCGGGCTCCAGCGGCCGGACAGCGGCAGCATCCGCCTGGACGGGGTGCCCACCGACACCTGGAGCGAGGCGCGCTGGGCGGTGGAGCGCAGAAAGCGCATCGGCATCGTCTTCCAGTTCTTCAACCTGGTCTCGAACCTGTCGGTCGCCGACAACGTCGAGCTGCCCGCCCTGCTCGCCGGAGTCCCGCCGAAGAAGGCCCGCGCGGAGCGCGAGGAGCTGCTGGCCGAGCTGGGTCTGGACGGCAAGGAGCGCAGCATGCCGGGCGAGCTGTCCGGCGGCGAGCAGCAGCGCGTCGCCCTGGCCCGCGCCCTGGTCAACCATCCCCCGCTGCTGCTGGCCGACGAGCCCGCGGGCAGCCTCGACAGCAAGGGCACCCGCGAGGTGATGCGGCTGCTGTCCCGCTTCCACCAGCGCGGCCAGACGATCCTGCTGGTCACCCATGACGCCCGGCTGGCGAGCGCGGCGGACCGCGTGATCAGCTTCTTCGACGGCCGAATAGCCGACGACGCGACCCTCGCCGACACCACCCCGCCGCGCCGCACCGGCATCTCCGGCGTACTGGAGCTCAGGGACTGACATGCGGGCCTACGACGATCCCCGGGGGGCCTGAGCCGGATGCGAGCCACTCTGCGCTGGGCGCACTCCGATCTGCGCACGCACCGCGGCGAGGCGCTGTTCCTGGTCCTCGCCACCGCGGGCGTCGTCGTCTCCCTGCTGCTGGCCACGGCCCTGTTCGGCTACGCCACCAACCCCTGGCAGCGCGTCTTCACCCAGTCCCACGGCGCCCATGTCTGGCTGCACACGGCCGACACCGCCGACGCGGGCAGACTGAACGCGCTGGACGGCGTCACCGCCGTCGCCGGCCCCTACCCCACCGCCGCCACCACCCTCGCCTCCCGGGGCGCCCGCGCCACGGTCGAACTCCGCGGCACCCCGGACCGGCCCGCCATCGGCCGCCCGCTGCTCACCTCCGGCCACTGGCTGGACCCGGCGACCCCCGACGGAGTCGTCCTGGAGTCCCGCCTCGCCCGCACCCTGCTCGCCGCCCCCGGCGACACCCTCACCCTCCCCGGCACGGCCCGCACCCTGACCGTGCTCGGCGTCGCCGACAGCGCCGAACCCCGCTACCAGCCCGGCGAGCGCTTCGGACTGGTCTGGGCCCTGCCCTCCGCCGTACGGGACCCAAACGGCCAGGTCACCGGATTGCGCCTGGCCGACCCCGAGGACACCGACTACGCCGTGCAGCGCGCGGTCACCGAGCTGGGCGCCGGCGCGGTCGGCGAGGTCACCACCTGGAAGCAGGCGCGCGCCGAGGAACAGGGCGACGACCGGCTGCTCGGCCAGGTGCTGGGCCTGTTCGGCCTGGGCGCGCTGATCGCCGCCGGACTCGCCGTGCACGGCGCGATCGCCACCCGCATCCGCGGCCACCTCAGAGACATCTCCATCCTCAAGGCCATCGGCTTCACCCCGAGCCAGGTGGTCCGCGTCTATCTGCTCCAGCATCTCGCCTACGCCCTGCTGGGCGCCGTGTCCGCGGCCGCCCTCACCGAAGCGCTGGGCAGCCGGTTCCCGGGGCGGCTCGGCGACGCGGTCGGCGTGTGGCAGGGGCTGCCCGGGCACGCGGTGGTGCTGTTCGCCGTCCCGGTGTGCGCGGTGCTGTTCATCGCCGCGACGACCGGCCTCGCGGCCTGGCGGGCGGGCCGGGTGTCTCCGGTGCCGGTGCCCCGGCCGGCCTCCTCGGCGGGCGCCGGTCTGTCGGGTCCGGTCCGGCGGCTGCTGGGGGTACGGCTGTCCCCCGCGCTGGTGCTGGGCTGGCACACCGCGTTCGCCCGCCGCCCGCGCACCCTCGCCACCGTCGCCCGGCTCGCCCTGCCGCTGCTGCTGATCGTCGTCGCGCTCAGCGCCTGGAGCACCATCGACCGGTTCCAGAGCCGCCCCGAGCAGATCGGCCTGCCCACCGCGCTGACCGTGCACACCGACTCCGGCATCGGCGCCCGGGACGCCCGCACGCTGCTGGCGGACGACCCACAGGTAACCGCCGTCTACCCGAGCGTCGAGGTCGCGGCACTGGTCCCGGGCCAGACCTCCACGATCGCGCTGCGCGGCCTCGGCACCCACGAGGCCCCCTACCCGCATGCCCTCGCCGAGGGCCGCCCGGCGGACGGACCGGACGAGGCGGTCGCCGGACAGGGCCTGCTGAACCTGCTGAACGCCGAGGTCGGCGACTGGGTCCGGATGACCGTCGGCGACCAGCCGCAGATCCTGCACATCGTCGGCCGCAGCATCGAGCCGGAGAACGCCGGGCGCACCATCTCCACCTCGCTCGACACCCTCCGCGAGAACGACCCCGCGCTCGTC
Encoded proteins:
- a CDS encoding ABC transporter substrate-binding protein produces the protein MMRRRSTLLMSCTALALALGATACGGEPVSAGGGDQSLDGQTVTVAGVWSGSEQKNFQKVLDAFAEKTGAKTQFVSTGDNVSTVVGSKIEGGNAPDVVMVPQVGVLKQFAQQGWLQPLSKKTESAVDANFASVWKSYGSVDGKFYGLYFKAAHKSTVWYSPEALEQAGVEPPRTFDAMLEAGRTVSDSGLAAFSVAGQDGWTLTDWFENVYLSQAGPEKYDALAAHELKWTDASVVKALTTLGTLFKDEQLIAGGRDGALNTDFPGSVEQVFGPEAEAGLVYEGDFVAGVAKDQFGRSIGDDANFFPFPAVGDGEAPVVSGGDAAVVLKDGKNHKAAQALVEFLATPEAAAVWADAGGFLSPNKALDPSAYSDAVTRATAKSLIAAGGSVRFDMSDQAPAAFGGTKGAGEWKILQDFLRDPSNPKETAAKLEAAAAKAYKG
- a CDS encoding glycoside hydrolase family 13 protein; amino-acid sequence: MLSKYLWWRDAVIYQVYVRSFLDSTGDGIGDLAGVRAGLPYLKKLGVDGIWLSPCYPSPQHDHGYDVADYRDVDPLFGDLAEFDLLMAAARRLGIKVLLDIVPNHCSSEHPAFRAALAAAPGSAARARFHFADGRGPEGAEPPNNWHAMFGGPAWTRVEDGQWYLHMFTPEQPDWNWRDPEVGADFEETLRFWLDRGVDGFRIDVAAGLFKHPDLPDSDDPEADARTRDSVNPLAWNQPEVHEVWRHWRAICEEYTARDGRERLLVGEVSVPTAREHAHYVREDELHQAFFFDLLGAAWDADAFRKVISEAMQDIAGTGSTVTWVLNNHDQVRTVTRYGEPAPESSGLGPARARAAALLMLALPGAAYIYQGEELGLPEVVDLPDDVLTDPIFRRTGSRARIRDGCRVPLPWSGQASPFGFTSGVEGAKPWLPQPEWFAEHATDRALADTRSFWHLYRDGLQLRSSLPQLGEGELHWLDGTPGVLAFSRGDGLVCAVNFGTAPAPAPVSGTPLLSSGPCPAGVLPGSTAAWWLGDH
- a CDS encoding ABC transporter substrate-binding protein; the encoded protein is MRWIHAAGRGLLALLVVLTGYAASGVQAGEAAGRGPLTLATAGDLTGYLGPLLEGWNRTHPGERVTLVELPDSADETHAQMTTDLRDGGRGRFDLLNIDVSWTSEFAAAGWIRPLPRESFPLDSFLPPVVDTATYDGRLYAVPYVTNAGLLLYRKDVLAAEGLDPPRTWAELEHLAKTVAPEHGLDGYAGQFLPYEGLTVNAAEAVYSAGGSILGGEGERVTVDSAAAREGIGFLARGVREGWIPERALAYKEEESKQAFQDGRLLFLRNWPYAYAVTDAEGSPVAGKVGAVPLPGPDGPGTSVLGGSNLAVSTHARHPESAARLMAYLTSEPVQRQVLTRGALPPVRSDLYEDPELIREFPYLPTLRESVLTAAPRPKSPRYDQVSLVVQAVVRDAMTGHVTPEAAVRRLARELAAISQ
- a CDS encoding PadR family transcriptional regulator, translated to MRLPLLALLARGPAHGYELKQDLEQMLGSAYPQPNVGQIYVTLGRLEKTGLIEGEDVEQSSRPNKKVYHLTDAGREALSAWFEETEDEPRVRDEFFMKLALAPQSGLADQIALINRQRRQYLTTMRTLSKLAATEDRDNRIAHLLIEGAMLHLQADLDWLERCQEELEELE
- a CDS encoding ABC transporter ATP-binding protein; the encoded protein is MSEGPAPVLHAERLVKTHHGEGAPAHAVRGVDLRVAGGEFVAITGPSGAGKSTLLHLLGGLQRPDSGSIRLDGVPTDTWSEARWAVERRKRIGIVFQFFNLVSNLSVADNVELPALLAGVPPKKARAEREELLAELGLDGKERSMPGELSGGEQQRVALARALVNHPPLLLADEPAGSLDSKGTREVMRLLSRFHQRGQTILLVTHDARLASAADRVISFFDGRIADDATLADTTPPRRTGISGVLELRD
- a CDS encoding ABC transporter permease, which gives rise to MRATLRWAHSDLRTHRGEALFLVLATAGVVVSLLLATALFGYATNPWQRVFTQSHGAHVWLHTADTADAGRLNALDGVTAVAGPYPTAATTLASRGARATVELRGTPDRPAIGRPLLTSGHWLDPATPDGVVLESRLARTLLAAPGDTLTLPGTARTLTVLGVADSAEPRYQPGERFGLVWALPSAVRDPNGQVTGLRLADPEDTDYAVQRAVTELGAGAVGEVTTWKQARAEEQGDDRLLGQVLGLFGLGALIAAGLAVHGAIATRIRGHLRDISILKAIGFTPSQVVRVYLLQHLAYALLGAVSAAALTEALGSRFPGRLGDAVGVWQGLPGHAVVLFAVPVCAVLFIAATTGLAAWRAGRVSPVPVPRPASSAGAGLSGPVRRLLGVRLSPALVLGWHTAFARRPRTLATVARLALPLLLIVVALSAWSTIDRFQSRPEQIGLPTALTVHTDSGIGARDARTLLADDPQVTAVYPSVEVAALVPGQTSTIALRGLGTHEAPYPHALAEGRPADGPDEAVAGQGLLNLLNAEVGDWVRMTVGDQPQILHIVGRSIEPENAGRTISTSLDTLRENDPALVPSRYELQLRPGADASTVAARLTSAGHGHLDIHTVPNPADGLSPLRGVVVGLITILALIGLIELLTAIGGTVREGERDLLALKAIGLSPRQITGITVTATACTALAAVTAATALGAPLGQWLIDAQGRSSGIGSGIADGPSAALLLLFGAAAVAGAAAVAAVPATRAARRRLADTLSAVA